In a single window of the Platichthys flesus chromosome 5, fPlaFle2.1, whole genome shotgun sequence genome:
- the LOC133953921 gene encoding retinal cone rhodopsin-sensitive cGMP 3',5'-cyclic phosphodiesterase subunit gamma-like has protein sequence MADTDVAAPADKKAPPKFKQRAARTFKSKAPKPGQKGFGDDIPGMEGLGTDITVVCPWEAFGDMELSDLAKYGIV, from the exons ATGGCAGACACAGACGTTGCAGCTCCCGCCGACAAGAAGGCCCCCCCCAAGTTCAAGCAGAGGGCCGCTCGCACCTTCAAGAGCAAGGCCCCTAAGCCAGGCCAGAAGGG attcGGAGACGATATCCCCGGCATGGAGGGTCTCGGCACAGACATCACCGTGGTTTGCCCATGGGAAGCCTTTGGCGACATGGAGCTCAGCGACCTGGCAAAATATGGAATTGTTTAG
- the LOC133953260 gene encoding retinal cone rhodopsin-sensitive cGMP 3',5'-cyclic phosphodiesterase subunit gamma-like, with the protein MADVAVAAPADKKAPKFKARAMRTFKSKAPKPGQKGFGDDIPGMEGLGTDITVVCPWEAFGDMELSDLAKYGIV; encoded by the exons ATGGCAGACGTCGCCGTCGCAGCACCCGCCGACAAGAAGGCTCCAAAGTTCAAGGCCAGGGCCATGCGCACCTTCAAGAGCAAGGCTCCTAAACCAGGCCAGAAGGG ATTTGGAGACGATATCCCCGGCATGGAAGGTCTTGGCACAGACATCACAGTGGTTTGCCCATGGGAAGCCTTCGGCGACATGGAGCTCAGCGACCTGGCAAAATATGGAATTGTTTAG
- the LOC133954303 gene encoding endoplasmic reticulum resident protein 27, whose translation MLIALLLTFLVSSAFAKKDTALLRLNDTNAAEAFIDSAEVVVIGFLEGEESRGYAELVEAAGRVPTVPVAICTEKEVWADYKLSSDTITVFRKADNHQDNLVVADAKKLDADGLVNFISVNEIRYITEYNQVSAVGLFNSEVKSHLLLFANRGTKEFNKLKEQLRALAPEFTGKFLFVLINGAVKSNSRSLGYFGIKAQDLPRVGIYDASSDMKWLLPAGEISNEGVREFCQSFLRGELKDVKQAGDEPKTEL comes from the exons ATGCTGATCGCTCTGCTCCTCACCTTCCTGGTCTCCTCTGCCTTTGCAAAGAAAG ACACTGCTCTTCTTCGGCTGAATGACACCAACGCTGCCGAGGCCTTCATCGACTCTGCTGAGGTGGTGGTCATCGGATTTCTGGAG GGAGAGGAGAGTCGTGGCTATGCAGAGCTCGTTGAAGCTGCAGGGCGAGTTCCCACCGTCCCTGTCGCCATTTGCACAGAGAAGGAGGTGTGGGCCGACTACAAGCTCTCCTCAGACACCATCACCGTCTTCAGGAAG GCGGACAATCACCAGGACAATCTTGTTGTGGCGGACGCCAAGAAGCTGGACGCTGATGGTCTCGTAAATTTCATCAGCGTCAATGAGATCCGATACATCACAGAATACAACCAAGTG TCTGCAGTGGGCCTATTCAACTCGGAGGTGAAGTCACACCTCCTGCTCTTCGCCAACAGGGGGACTAAAGAATTTAACAAGCTCAAGGAGCAGCTCAGAGCTCTGGCCCCTGAGTTTACAGGCAAG TTCTTGTTTGTGCTGATTAATGGAGCCGTGAAGTCCAACTCTCGGTCACTCGGCTACTTTGGCATCAAGGCTCAGGACCTCCCACGAGTTGGCATCTACGACGCCAGCTCGGACATGAAGTGGCTCCTTCCTGCGGGGGAGATTTCTAACGAAGGAGTGAGGGAGTTTTGCCAGTCGTTCCTGCGAGGAGAACTGAAG GATGTGAAACAGGCCGGAGACGAACCCAAAACAGAGCTCTAA